One region of Alcanivorax sediminis genomic DNA includes:
- a CDS encoding CaiB/BaiF CoA transferase family protein produces MTDLSSRRLPLEGVRVVELGQLLAGPFTGTLLAYFGADVVKVEPPGGDPIRGWRKLDEDGTSFWWRSLGRNKKSVTLDLKTDDGKKLVRKLMGKADVVIENFRPGTMENWGLGPDSFEEDNPGLIYTRISGYGQTGPYASKPGYASVCEGIGGLRYVNGFPGERPVRPNLSLGDTIAGLHAALGILLALFERQNSAKGQVVDVSLFESVFNLLEGVIPEFDGAGVIREPSGSTVTGIVPTNTYRCADRKFVVIGGNGDSIFKRLMIAAGRPDMAEDPAMATNAGRVENEAAIDEALDSWCRSLPSDDILAILEDARVPSGPIYSVADMMQDPHFQARGLFQQVEINGKPLKIPAITPRLADTPGETRWPGGEVGSHNETVLRDELGLSEDEYQALKREGIIG; encoded by the coding sequence ATGACCGATCTTTCCTCCCGCCGCTTGCCTCTGGAAGGTGTCCGCGTTGTTGAACTGGGACAGCTGCTTGCCGGCCCTTTCACTGGCACCCTGCTGGCGTATTTTGGCGCTGATGTAGTGAAGGTGGAGCCCCCTGGCGGTGATCCCATTCGAGGTTGGCGGAAGCTGGACGAAGACGGCACCTCGTTCTGGTGGCGCAGTCTCGGTCGCAACAAGAAGTCCGTTACCCTCGACCTGAAAACCGATGATGGCAAAAAGCTGGTCCGCAAGCTGATGGGCAAGGCAGATGTGGTGATCGAGAATTTCCGCCCCGGCACCATGGAAAACTGGGGACTCGGCCCGGACAGCTTCGAGGAAGACAACCCGGGCCTGATCTATACACGCATTTCCGGTTATGGCCAGACAGGTCCTTACGCCAGCAAGCCGGGCTATGCCTCCGTATGCGAGGGCATCGGCGGACTCCGCTACGTCAACGGCTTCCCCGGCGAGCGCCCGGTGCGTCCCAACCTGTCCCTGGGCGACACCATTGCCGGCCTGCATGCTGCCCTGGGTATATTGCTTGCCCTGTTTGAGCGCCAGAACAGTGCCAAGGGCCAGGTGGTGGATGTCTCCCTGTTCGAATCTGTCTTCAACCTGCTGGAAGGCGTGATCCCGGAATTTGATGGCGCTGGGGTGATTCGCGAACCCTCCGGCTCCACAGTCACCGGCATTGTTCCCACCAACACCTATCGCTGTGCTGATCGCAAGTTCGTGGTGATCGGCGGCAATGGCGACTCCATCTTCAAGCGCCTGATGATCGCCGCTGGCCGCCCCGACATGGCCGAAGACCCGGCCATGGCCACCAATGCCGGTCGGGTGGAAAACGAAGCGGCCATTGATGAGGCTTTGGACAGCTGGTGCCGTAGCCTGCCGAGTGATGACATCCTCGCGATTCTGGAAGACGCCCGGGTACCCTCCGGACCAATCTACTCCGTGGCCGACATGATGCAGGACCCTCACTTCCAGGCCCGAGGACTGTTCCAGCAAGTCGAGATCAATGGCAAGCCCCTGAAGATCCCGGCCATCACGCCACGCCTGGCAGACACCCCTGGCGAAACCCGCTGGCCCGGAGGAGAGGTCGGCAGCCACAACGAAACCGTATTGCGTGACGAACTGGGACTCAGCGAGGATGAATATCAGGCGCTAAAGCGCGAGGGCATTATCGGCTGA
- a CDS encoding DUF962 domain-containing protein codes for MTTIKQSDFQSFAEFYPYYLQEHGNPTCRRLHFFGTLGVLAILAGVIFTGKLAGLIMLPIVGYGFAWVGHFFFEKNRPATFKHPWYSLAGDFVMFKDILTGRISW; via the coding sequence GTGACAACCATCAAGCAGTCCGATTTCCAGAGTTTTGCCGAGTTTTACCCCTACTATTTGCAGGAGCATGGCAATCCCACCTGTCGTCGTTTGCATTTCTTCGGCACCCTTGGGGTGCTGGCCATTCTGGCGGGCGTCATCTTCACCGGTAAGCTGGCCGGGCTGATTATGCTGCCAATAGTGGGTTACGGCTTTGCCTGGGTAGGCCACTTCTTCTTCGAGAAAAACCGCCCGGCCACTTTCAAGCATCCTTGGTACAGCCTTGCCGGGGATTTCGTGATGTTCAAGGATATTCTGACAGGCCGTATCAGCTGGTAG
- a CDS encoding DUF3565 domain-containing protein — MTNQVTVNGFRQDEVGDWVMELSCGHRQHVRHHPPFMNRPWVMTDEGRRQHLDMVVTCTQCQRGMPFPED, encoded by the coding sequence ATGACCAACCAGGTAACCGTCAACGGCTTCCGTCAGGATGAGGTGGGTGACTGGGTGATGGAATTATCCTGTGGGCATCGTCAGCATGTCCGCCATCATCCCCCGTTCATGAACCGCCCCTGGGTGATGACCGATGAGGGTCGGCGCCAGCATCTGGATATGGTCGTGACCTGTACCCAGTGCCAGCGCGGGATGCCTTTCCCTGAGGATTAA
- the thrC gene encoding threonine synthase — translation MPFRDRYTGLINRYRDHLPVNDDTPIISLGEGNTPLIRLKNIPKLLGKDVDIYVKYEGLNPTGSFKDRGMTMAVTKAVEEGSNAIICASTGNTSAAAAAYAARAGITAFVLIPEGKIAMGKLAQAMMYGAVIMQIRGNFDQGMELVKQVAEKAPVTIVNSVNPYRLQGQKSAAFEIVEELGRAPDFHCLPVGNAGNITAHWMGYSEYKKAGVVNAAPKMVGYQAEGAAPFMRGGPVSDPETVATAIRIGNPQSWDKAWALQKESGGWFDELSDQEILNAQKLLAEKEGVFCEPASAASLGGAMRDIKSGKIPEGSTIVCTLTGNGLKDPDTAIAQCQDSRMVTIDAELEAVKGAILSNME, via the coding sequence ATGCCTTTTCGTGACCGTTACACCGGCCTGATCAACCGCTACCGTGACCACCTGCCGGTGAATGATGACACGCCGATCATCAGCCTGGGTGAAGGTAACACTCCGCTGATCCGCCTGAAGAACATCCCCAAGTTGCTGGGCAAGGACGTGGATATCTACGTCAAATATGAAGGTCTGAACCCCACCGGTTCCTTCAAGGATCGTGGCATGACCATGGCGGTCACCAAGGCAGTGGAAGAGGGCAGTAATGCCATCATTTGTGCCTCTACCGGTAATACTTCTGCTGCGGCAGCGGCCTACGCCGCCCGTGCTGGCATCACCGCGTTTGTGCTGATTCCGGAAGGCAAGATCGCCATGGGCAAGCTGGCCCAGGCAATGATGTACGGTGCTGTGATCATGCAGATCCGTGGCAACTTCGACCAGGGCATGGAACTGGTGAAGCAGGTGGCTGAAAAGGCACCGGTCACCATTGTAAATTCGGTAAACCCTTACCGCCTGCAAGGTCAGAAGTCAGCGGCGTTTGAAATCGTGGAAGAGCTTGGCCGTGCTCCGGATTTCCACTGTCTGCCAGTAGGTAACGCGGGCAACATCACCGCGCACTGGATGGGCTACAGCGAATACAAGAAAGCGGGTGTGGTGAATGCAGCACCGAAAATGGTGGGCTATCAGGCCGAAGGCGCTGCGCCGTTCATGCGTGGCGGCCCGGTGAGCGATCCGGAAACTGTGGCCACCGCCATTCGTATTGGTAATCCGCAGTCCTGGGATAAAGCCTGGGCTCTGCAGAAGGAATCCGGCGGCTGGTTTGATGAGCTGTCTGATCAGGAAATTCTTAACGCCCAGAAACTGCTGGCCGAGAAAGAAGGCGTATTCTGTGAGCCCGCTTCTGCGGCTTCCCTGGGTGGCGCCATGCGCGACATCAAGTCCGGCAAGATTCCGGAAGGTTCCACCATTGTTTGCACCCTGACCGGTAACGGTCTGAAGGATCCTGATACGGCTATTGCCCAGTGCCAGGACAGCCGCATGGTGACGATCGATGCGGAACTGGAAGCGGTGAAAGGCGCGATCCTGTCCAACATGGAATAA
- a CDS encoding homoserine dehydrogenase, with the protein MDPVKVGIAGLGTVGSGTVNVLKRNAGDIARRVGRPIEITHIGARRDHPDCDISGIRVSRDIFAVASDPEIDILVELIGGIETARELVLTAIKNGKHIVTANKALIAEHGNEIFQAAEANGVDVAFEGSVAGGIPILKSLGEGLAANHVNWLAGIINGTGNFILTEMEEGGRAFDDVLAEAQQLGYAEADPTFDVEGIDAAHKLTILASIAFGIPLQFSKVYTEGISRITIEDVASAAHFGYRIKHLGIARDTGNGIELRVHPTLIPKETMLSAVNGVMNAVMIHGDAVGPTMFYGAGAGAEPTASAVVADIIELGRALTVDHEERVPYLGFHTDHMSDAPILTIDDVACSFYLRLHVQDKAGVLADITRILSDNNVSIDALVQREVDQGLVPIVMMTHQVREGDMNAALEKIAALDTVDSDIMRIRVETLDA; encoded by the coding sequence GTGGATCCAGTGAAGGTGGGTATTGCAGGTCTGGGCACTGTGGGCTCGGGCACCGTCAATGTGCTGAAGCGCAACGCAGGGGATATTGCCCGTCGCGTCGGTCGCCCGATCGAGATTACCCATATTGGCGCTCGTCGTGACCACCCTGACTGTGACATCAGTGGTATTCGCGTCTCCCGTGACATCTTTGCCGTCGCCTCTGACCCGGAAATCGACATCCTGGTGGAGCTGATCGGTGGTATTGAGACCGCCCGTGAGCTGGTGCTCACCGCCATCAAGAACGGCAAGCATATCGTGACGGCCAACAAGGCGCTGATCGCCGAGCACGGTAACGAAATTTTCCAGGCCGCCGAGGCCAACGGGGTTGATGTAGCGTTCGAAGGCTCTGTGGCCGGCGGTATCCCGATTCTGAAATCGCTGGGCGAAGGCCTTGCCGCTAACCACGTGAACTGGCTGGCGGGTATCATTAACGGCACCGGCAATTTTATCCTCACCGAGATGGAAGAGGGTGGTCGTGCGTTTGACGATGTGCTGGCAGAGGCTCAGCAGCTGGGTTACGCCGAAGCGGATCCGACGTTTGATGTGGAAGGCATTGATGCCGCCCACAAGCTGACTATCCTGGCTTCCATCGCCTTTGGCATTCCGCTGCAGTTCTCCAAGGTCTACACCGAAGGGATTAGCCGCATCACCATCGAAGATGTGGCCAGTGCCGCGCACTTTGGTTATCGGATCAAGCATCTTGGCATTGCTCGCGACACCGGCAATGGTATCGAGCTGCGTGTTCATCCGACCCTGATTCCAAAGGAGACCATGCTGTCTGCCGTCAACGGTGTAATGAATGCAGTGATGATCCATGGCGATGCGGTGGGGCCGACCATGTTCTATGGTGCCGGTGCTGGCGCAGAGCCGACGGCATCAGCGGTGGTGGCCGATATCATTGAGTTGGGTCGCGCATTGACGGTGGATCATGAAGAGCGTGTTCCTTACCTGGGCTTCCACACCGATCATATGTCTGACGCTCCGATCCTGACTATTGATGATGTGGCGTGCAGCTTCTACCTGCGCCTGCACGTGCAGGACAAGGCTGGCGTACTGGCTGACATCACTCGGATCCTCAGTGACAACAATGTCAGCATTGATGCACTGGTGCAGCGTGAAGTGGACCAGGGCCTGGTGCCAATCGTGATGATGACGCACCAGGTGCGCGAGGGCGACATGAACGCCGCCCTGGAGAAGATCGCTGCCCTCGATACGGTGGATAGCGATATAATGCGCATCCGGGTGGAAACACTGGACGCCTGA
- a CDS encoding serine hydrolase domain-containing protein, translated as MALRPRVNRLISKQANRIPRSLDSLIRHGDEAPLAKTGMSSEQVEAIWRATRKLYRSGMSPAVSLCLRRHGEIMINRSIGFADPDSQRVMTPDTPVCLFSASKVVAAMMIHHLVETGQIDLDDPVTRYLPKYGQNGKGRTTIRHLLTHQAGIPRPQQEVTPEILYRPQEITDILCAAKPAGLNSQAYHAVTAGFILGNIAETVTGEDLNATLDRVIRKPMGMKYFTFGKTGPERAMDVSTGVPMKLVDLFLSYAVGGSIDEVVEVTNDDRFQDIIVPAGNLYATAEEASRFFQMLLNDGVYNGQQIFKPETIANALQPAWHRPRFDRTLMLPLNFSSGFMLGNRGMGMFGPGAPKAFGHLGFISIYCWADPQRDLSGALLTTGKGVIGPHLPSLFGLQHTINRHTKLHG; from the coding sequence ATGGCTTTACGTCCCCGTGTCAATCGCCTGATTAGCAAACAGGCCAACCGAATTCCCCGCAGCCTGGACAGCCTGATCCGTCACGGCGATGAAGCCCCACTGGCCAAAACCGGTATGTCCTCCGAGCAGGTGGAGGCCATCTGGCGAGCCACTCGCAAGCTTTACCGGAGCGGAATGAGCCCTGCAGTGAGTCTGTGCCTGCGTCGACATGGCGAGATCATGATCAACCGCAGCATCGGTTTTGCCGATCCAGACAGCCAGCGCGTAATGACGCCAGACACCCCCGTCTGCCTGTTTTCTGCCTCCAAAGTGGTCGCTGCCATGATGATCCATCATCTGGTTGAAACCGGCCAGATTGATCTCGACGACCCGGTGACCCGCTATTTGCCCAAATACGGCCAGAATGGAAAAGGCCGTACCACCATCCGTCATCTGCTGACTCACCAGGCTGGCATTCCTCGCCCGCAGCAGGAAGTCACCCCGGAGATTCTCTATCGGCCCCAGGAGATCACCGACATCTTGTGTGCCGCCAAGCCTGCTGGGCTAAACAGCCAGGCGTATCATGCGGTCACCGCCGGTTTCATACTCGGCAACATAGCGGAAACCGTTACCGGGGAAGACCTCAATGCCACCCTGGACAGGGTGATCCGCAAACCCATGGGTATGAAGTATTTCACCTTCGGCAAGACCGGCCCTGAGCGAGCCATGGATGTCTCCACCGGTGTGCCGATGAAACTGGTCGACCTGTTCTTGAGCTATGCGGTGGGCGGCAGTATCGATGAAGTGGTTGAAGTCACCAATGATGATCGCTTCCAGGACATCATTGTCCCCGCAGGTAACCTCTATGCGACAGCAGAGGAGGCCAGCCGCTTCTTTCAGATGCTGCTCAATGATGGTGTGTACAATGGCCAGCAGATTTTCAAGCCGGAAACCATCGCCAACGCGCTGCAGCCCGCCTGGCACCGACCTCGCTTTGATCGTACCCTGATGCTGCCACTCAATTTCTCCAGTGGATTCATGCTGGGTAACCGCGGCATGGGCATGTTTGGCCCCGGCGCGCCCAAGGCCTTTGGCCATCTCGGTTTTATCAGCATCTACTGCTGGGCAGATCCGCAACGGGATCTCAGCGGCGCCCTGCTGACTACCGGCAAGGGTGTCATTGGCCCCCACCTGCCCTCCCTGTTCGGGCTGCAACACACCATCAACCGCCACACCAAACTGCACGGTTAA
- the alaC gene encoding alanine transaminase: protein METDFQRIRRLPPYVFNIVGELKKAARARGEDIIDFGMGNPDQPTPKHIVDKLTETVQRGDTHRYSQSRGIPRLRKAITDWYQRRYNVNLDPESEAIVTIGSKEGLAHLALATMGPGDTVLVPNPSYPIHPYGFVISNADIRHVPMVKGVDFFVELERAIKESWPKPKMLVLNFPGNPTGQCVELEFFEKVVAIAREHQIWVVHDIAYADIVFDGYKAPSILEVEGAKDVAVEFFSLSKSYNMPGWRVGFCCGNPDLINALARIKSYLDYGTFTPIQVAAIAALEGDQSCVSEICEMYRKRRDVLVDGLAEIGWQVERPRATMFVWAEIPEAYKAMGSLEFSKKLLTDAGVAVSPGVGFGEYGDDHVRFGLIENEQRTRQAIRGIKKMFRDDGLLD from the coding sequence GTGGAAACCGATTTCCAGCGAATCCGTCGTTTGCCTCCCTATGTCTTCAATATTGTTGGAGAACTGAAGAAGGCTGCACGAGCACGGGGTGAAGATATCATCGACTTTGGCATGGGCAATCCGGATCAGCCCACCCCGAAGCACATTGTCGACAAGCTGACAGAAACCGTTCAGCGCGGTGATACCCACCGCTATTCCCAGTCCCGTGGTATTCCGCGGCTGCGCAAGGCCATTACTGACTGGTATCAGCGTCGCTATAATGTGAATCTGGATCCAGAATCCGAGGCCATTGTTACCATTGGCTCCAAGGAAGGCCTGGCACACCTGGCCCTGGCCACCATGGGCCCGGGTGACACAGTGCTGGTGCCGAACCCCAGCTATCCGATCCACCCCTATGGCTTCGTGATCTCCAATGCGGATATTCGTCACGTGCCTATGGTGAAGGGCGTGGACTTCTTCGTGGAGCTGGAGCGCGCCATCAAGGAATCCTGGCCCAAACCGAAGATGCTGGTGCTGAATTTCCCCGGCAACCCCACCGGCCAGTGCGTTGAGCTTGAGTTCTTCGAGAAGGTGGTGGCGATTGCCCGTGAGCACCAGATTTGGGTTGTTCACGATATTGCGTATGCGGACATCGTGTTTGATGGCTACAAGGCACCGTCCATCCTGGAGGTGGAAGGGGCAAAAGACGTGGCAGTGGAATTCTTTTCTCTGTCAAAGAGCTACAATATGCCCGGCTGGCGTGTGGGCTTCTGCTGTGGCAACCCGGATCTGATCAATGCATTGGCACGCATCAAGTCCTACCTGGATTACGGTACCTTTACGCCCATTCAGGTGGCGGCCATTGCGGCGCTGGAAGGGGACCAGAGCTGTGTCAGTGAAATTTGCGAGATGTATCGCAAGCGCCGGGATGTGCTGGTGGATGGTTTGGCGGAGATCGGCTGGCAGGTAGAGCGCCCCCGTGCCACCATGTTTGTTTGGGCGGAAATCCCCGAGGCTTACAAGGCCATGGGATCACTCGAATTCTCCAAGAAACTGCTGACTGATGCTGGTGTGGCCGTCTCCCCGGGGGTAGGTTTTGGCGAGTATGGCGACGACCATGTGCGCTTTGGCCTGATCGAAAACGAACAACGTACCCGGCAGGCTATTCGTGGCATCAAGAAGATGTTCCGCGACGACGGCCTGCTGGATTGA
- the trmH gene encoding tRNA (guanosine(18)-2'-O)-methyltransferase TrmH, with protein MTPERYRRICETLDRRQPDLTVIMDGVHKPHNIAAIVRTCDAVGILDVHAILPKNRARMAAGTAMGSQRWVKVHKHEDSTQVIRDLQGKGVQVLAAHLSDTAIPYREVDYSKPTALLLGTEKFGVSDEAAAAVDQHVIIPMMGMVESFNVSVAAAIILAEACEQRRSKGFYDQPQIDPQRYQELLFRWGYAKVARLCDDHGVPYPELDDEGQIRDSAALTALLQKSE; from the coding sequence ATGACCCCGGAACGTTACCGCCGTATCTGTGAAACCCTGGATCGCCGCCAGCCTGACCTGACAGTGATCATGGACGGGGTACACAAGCCCCATAATATTGCCGCCATCGTGCGTACCTGCGATGCGGTGGGTATTCTGGATGTGCATGCCATTCTTCCCAAAAACCGGGCGCGTATGGCGGCTGGAACGGCCATGGGATCCCAGCGCTGGGTAAAGGTGCACAAGCATGAAGACAGCACCCAGGTGATTCGGGATTTGCAGGGCAAGGGTGTCCAGGTGCTGGCGGCGCATCTCTCTGATACCGCGATCCCTTATCGGGAAGTGGATTACAGCAAGCCCACAGCGCTGTTGCTGGGGACCGAAAAGTTCGGCGTCAGCGACGAAGCCGCTGCAGCGGTTGATCAGCACGTCATCATTCCCATGATGGGCATGGTGGAGTCATTCAACGTGAGCGTGGCGGCGGCAATCATTCTGGCGGAGGCTTGCGAGCAGCGTCGCAGCAAGGGTTTTTATGACCAGCCGCAGATCGATCCGCAGCGTTACCAAGAGCTGCTTTTCCGCTGGGGCTACGCCAAGGTCGCGCGCCTGTGTGACGACCATGGCGTGCCTTACCCCGAGCTGGATGATGAAGGCCAGATCAGGGACAGTGCAGCGCTTACGGCGCTGCTGCAGAAGAGTGAGTGA
- a CDS encoding group III truncated hemoglobin, translating into MSAVEVFIPGQTATGDNSLPDLDCKEAIDAMVYGFYRRLLDDPEMAPVFFEVAKIDLGKHLPVICQYWHKMLLGDRSYQRHMMQKHRDLDDQLPLTGVHHERWLGHFMANLEGRFAGPNTDRARRLAARIMDNLYLQLQTRRTDSF; encoded by the coding sequence ATGAGTGCAGTAGAGGTCTTTATTCCGGGGCAGACAGCCACAGGCGATAACTCGTTACCGGATCTGGACTGCAAGGAAGCTATTGATGCCATGGTGTACGGGTTCTACCGGCGACTGCTGGATGATCCGGAGATGGCGCCAGTATTTTTCGAGGTGGCAAAGATTGATCTCGGCAAGCACCTCCCGGTTATCTGCCAGTACTGGCACAAGATGCTTCTGGGTGACAGGAGTTACCAACGCCACATGATGCAGAAGCACAGGGATCTGGATGACCAATTACCCCTGACAGGGGTTCACCATGAGCGCTGGCTGGGCCACTTCATGGCCAATCTGGAGGGCCGCTTCGCCGGCCCGAACACCGACAGGGCCCGCCGTCTGGCGGCGCGCATCATGGATAATCTGTACCTTCAGCTACAAACCCGCCGAACCGATTCCTTCTAA
- a CDS encoding globin: MELQPSDAVFQSYGRCCASEHFFEDFYRIFMSKSDEVRSVFTNTDMPEQRRLLRAGIMWLIMVARGASDNKLAHLGKTHNREGYNIQPYLYDYWLDALLETVAKHDKQHSDDLGRHWRTVLQPSIETIRGAY, translated from the coding sequence GTGGAACTGCAACCCTCTGACGCAGTGTTTCAGAGTTATGGACGGTGCTGCGCGTCCGAGCACTTCTTCGAAGATTTTTATCGTATTTTCATGAGCAAGAGTGATGAGGTGCGATCGGTATTCACGAATACCGATATGCCCGAGCAACGTCGACTGCTACGGGCAGGGATCATGTGGCTGATCATGGTGGCCCGAGGCGCGTCAGACAACAAGCTGGCACACCTTGGCAAGACCCATAACAGAGAGGGCTACAATATTCAGCCTTACCTCTATGACTACTGGCTGGATGCGCTACTGGAGACGGTAGCCAAGCATGACAAACAGCATAGCGATGATCTCGGTCGCCATTGGAGAACAGTGTTACAGCCCAGCATTGAAACGATTCGCGGGGCTTACTGA